One part of the Salvelinus fontinalis isolate EN_2023a chromosome 4, ASM2944872v1, whole genome shotgun sequence genome encodes these proteins:
- the slc39a13 gene encoding zinc transporter ZIP13, with protein sequence MKSGGGRPSWALAALFTGVALLVVSSRGASSVKMSQATMAHATATAAGSGPGLPDELLGFWALADFFASERADVWLCSLVGSVAVGLTGIFPLLVIPIEAGEALKTAAGCRKLKQLLSFAIGGLLGDVFLHLLPEAWAHSHSCSPDESQLHYRTQGLWVIMGMLSFLLLEKMFPDENSQEDSIGNSQHVPTSHSSDSSSEVLSHINGHHSDTWSSSSKTKSSLQQVPKKIKTSGYLNLLANCIDNFTHGLAVAGSFLVSRKVGCLTTFAILLHEIPHEVGDFAILLRAGFDRWSAARMQLSTALGGVLGACFALCAQSPRGTENATAWILPFSSGGFLYIALVNVVPDLLEETSLRHSLLQILLLCCGIAVMAVLSAVMD encoded by the exons ATGAAATCAGGAGGTGGTAGGCCCAGCTGGGCGTTGGCTGCACTGTTCACTGGTGTCGCCCTGCTGGTCGTCTCATCCAGAGGGGCGTCCAGTGTTAAGATGTCCCAGGCAACCATGGCTCATGCCACAGCCACAGCCGCTGGATCAGGCCCAGGGCTTCCAGATGAGCTCCTAGGCTTCTGGGCCTTAGCTGACTTCTTTGCAAGTGAACGTGCCGATGTCTGGCTCTGCTCTCTGGTTGGGTCTGTTGCTGTAGGACTCACTGGAATTTTCCCCCTTCTTGTTATTCCTATTGAGGCAGGAGAGGCCCTCAAGACAGCGG CTGGCTGTCGGAAGCTAAAGCAGCTTCTGAGCTTTGCCATTGGTGGTCTCTTGGGTGACGTGTTCCTCCACCTGCTCCCGGAGGCTTGGGCACATTCCCATTCCTGCAGCCCAG ACGAGAGCCAGCTCCACTACAGGACCCAGGGCCTGTGGGTTATCATGGGAATGCTGTCCTTCCTTCTCCTGGAGAAGATGTTCCCAGATGAGAACAGCCAGGAGGACTCCATTGGTAACAGCCAACATGTCCCT ACCTCCCATAGCTCAGACTCCAGTAGTGAGGTGTTGTCCCACATCAATGGGCACCATTCTGATACGTGGAGCTCGTCCTCCAAGACAAAAAGCAGCTTGCAGCAAGTGCCAAAGAAAATAAAG ACGAGTGGGTACCTGAACCTGCTGGCCAACTGCATTGACAACTTCACCCATGGCCTGGCTGTGGCAGGGAGCTTCCTGGTCAGCAGAAAG GTTGGGTGTCTCACCACCTTTGCCATCCTGCTCCATGAAATCCCCCATGAG GTGGGCGACTTTGCCATCCTGCTGCGTGCAGGGTTTGACCGCTGGAGTGCCGCCCGCATGCAGCTATCCACAGCCCTGGGAGGGGTGCTGGGGGCTTGTTTCGCCCTATGTGCCCAGTCTCCCAGAGGGACAG AAAATGCAACAGCGTGGATCTTACCATTCTCCTCGGGAGGCTTCCTGTACATAGCCCTGGTCAACGTGGTGCCTGACCTTCTGGAGGAGACTAGCCTCAG ACACTCCCTGTTGCAGATCCTGCTCCTGTGCTGTGGCATTGCCGTCATGGCCGTCTTGTCTGCCGTAATGGATTGA